From the genome of Ornithobacterium rhinotracheale, one region includes:
- a CDS encoding endo-beta-N-acetylglucosaminidase family protein, with protein MKKVTKILLSIFIASFVTSCSDWNDTERTTFDNEKGLTRLVPLLEAKSEEDLPPHLRDYYKELREYRKTPHVKGFGWFGNWTGKGSNPQNYLKALPDSVDFVSIWGMKGNFSKEHLDDLKFFQEVKGGKALLCWIVQNLGDQLTPEGKDPQSFWVNEKGNGNFSEGVKAYANAICDTIEKYNFDGFDIDYEPNYGHSGSLANGQTIEGNHNMQLFIETLYNRLNPAGKMLVMDGQPDLLSTETSKKIDHYIYQAYWNSTTTSVLDKITKPHLDNWERKTIITVEFEQTWKTGGITRYRSEARPELNKMEGGIQFCDYATLDLPSGKRIGGVGSYHMEYDYPNDPPYKWIRKALYYGNQKYPGNFQ; from the coding sequence ATGAAAAAAGTAACTAAAATATTATTATCGATTTTTATCGCTAGTTTTGTTACAAGCTGTAGCGACTGGAATGACACCGAAAGAACTACTTTTGATAATGAAAAAGGTTTAACTCGATTAGTCCCATTATTAGAAGCTAAATCTGAAGAAGATTTGCCTCCACATTTGAGGGATTATTATAAAGAACTAAGAGAATACAGAAAAACACCTCATGTGAAAGGTTTTGGGTGGTTTGGAAACTGGACAGGTAAAGGCTCTAACCCGCAAAACTACTTAAAAGCCCTTCCAGATAGCGTAGATTTCGTTTCTATTTGGGGAATGAAGGGTAATTTTTCCAAAGAACATTTAGACGACTTAAAATTCTTTCAAGAAGTTAAAGGCGGAAAAGCTCTACTTTGCTGGATAGTCCAAAATCTGGGAGATCAATTGACTCCAGAAGGAAAAGACCCACAAAGTTTTTGGGTGAACGAAAAAGGAAACGGAAACTTCTCTGAAGGTGTAAAAGCTTATGCAAACGCTATTTGCGACACCATTGAAAAATATAACTTCGATGGATTTGATATTGACTATGAGCCAAACTACGGGCATTCTGGGAGTTTAGCCAATGGTCAAACAATTGAGGGAAACCACAATATGCAACTATTCATAGAAACACTTTACAATAGACTAAACCCTGCGGGGAAAATGCTTGTGATGGATGGGCAACCAGATCTATTATCCACAGAAACTTCTAAAAAAATAGATCATTATATCTATCAAGCTTATTGGAATTCCACAACCACTTCTGTATTAGACAAAATAACTAAACCTCACCTAGATAATTGGGAAAGAAAAACCATTATTACAGTAGAATTTGAACAAACCTGGAAAACAGGTGGTATCACTCGATACAGAAGCGAGGCAAGACCAGAGCTTAACAAAATGGAGGGAGGGATTCAATTCTGTGATTATGCTACATTGGATCTACCTAGCGGAAAACGCATAGGCGGTGTCGGAAGCTACCATATGGAATATGACTATCCTAACGATCCACCTTACAAATGGATAAGAAAAGCTCTATACTATGGTAATCAAAAATATCCAGGAAATTTTCAATAA
- a CDS encoding LamG domain-containing protein: MEVMVNRSEYSQNNRSIAGTKTVKNADALDEIFTRFGDVTIRPNQLQIKTGASQIDIPSDKLSAEPNKWYMLSFVYDGKFTKVYVNGQLVANREIRTGKYGLTGLWISSSNELIREVRFWKTARTDQQIKDNVWKMVNPDDDGLLLYYPMNGKKLNRETGEITEDETEIWDWSKSQKNLPMPSNAKFVNQDNGEGFVFPPINE, encoded by the coding sequence ATGGAGGTTATGGTTAATCGTTCGGAATACAGCCAAAACAACAGATCTATCGCCGGTACAAAAACTGTAAAAAATGCAGATGCTTTAGATGAAATTTTTACTAGATTTGGTGATGTTACAATTAGACCTAATCAATTACAAATTAAAACTGGAGCCTCTCAAATTGATATTCCTTCTGATAAATTATCTGCAGAACCAAATAAATGGTATATGCTTTCATTTGTATATGACGGAAAATTCACAAAAGTTTATGTAAATGGACAACTAGTGGCCAATCGTGAAATCAGAACAGGAAAATATGGCTTAACAGGTCTCTGGATCAGTAGTTCAAACGAATTAATTCGTGAAGTTAGATTCTGGAAAACAGCTAGAACAGACCAACAAATTAAAGATAATGTATGGAAAATGGTAAATCCAGATGATGATGGGCTATTACTATACTACCCAATGAATGGAAAAAAGCTTAATCGTGAAACAGGAGAAATCACAGAAGACGAAACTGAAATTTGGGATTGGTCTAAAAGTCAGAAAAATTTACCAATGCCAAGCAACGCTAAATTTGTAAATCAAGATAATGGAGAAGGATTCGTATTCCCTCCCATAAACGAATAA
- a CDS encoding DUF1735 domain-containing protein, with product MKKIILFLAPLLMINGCQDELYNKPTEDYTSHQGIYFTQQSLQAFVAEGSSSTIDELKLNLVNKENKNSFATIEYGDEKQLEAYNKENGTSYIMLPKDMYNAKSSVSIKPNYITSSIPIQLKDLTFSREGDYALPIKIIGGVLM from the coding sequence ATGAAAAAGATAATATTATTCCTAGCTCCATTGTTAATGATAAATGGGTGTCAAGACGAATTATACAACAAGCCTACAGAGGACTATACCAGCCATCAAGGCATCTATTTCACACAACAAAGCTTACAAGCTTTCGTTGCGGAAGGCTCGTCTTCAACAATTGATGAATTGAAACTTAATTTAGTAAACAAAGAAAATAAAAATTCATTTGCCACAATTGAATATGGAGATGAGAAGCAACTAGAAGCATACAATAAAGAAAATGGGACATCATACATCATGCTCCCAAAAGATATGTATAATGCAAAAAGTAGCGTTAGCATCAAACCTAACTACATCACTTCTAGCATACCAATCCAACTTAAAGATTTAACATTCTCAAGAGAAGGGGATTATGCCCTTCCAATTAAAATCATAGGGGGAGTGCTGATGTAA